The following proteins are co-located in the Nitrospirota bacterium genome:
- a CDS encoding flippase, whose translation MISKISLVYSRLDHHSKELVNGTAVTFSLKMLAAGLAFALNVTLARLLGADGSGIYFLALTVTTIGAVVGRIGLDNTMLRFAASNAAVNDWAAVKGVYTNGMRIALLSSGVVAGVMFIIASLLAHKVFSQPEISNLIRLMALSIVPVSLFTLHAEILKGIKRTGDAIAVLSVFAPAFSLAGVYLLVPGWGVKGAVWAYISASVITLFIGIYLWQRATPQLNGIVGGFDKSRMLETSMPMFSAALLQLVIQWTATILMGMWASSVDVGIFSVASRTAMLTSFILVAVNSIAAPKFAALYRQGDMEALSKTARNSTKLMILLASPVLFLFLVVPGWIMHIFGKGFTGGAAILSILAVGQFVNVATGSVGYLLMMSGNERLMRNNLAACAVINLLLNIALIPTFGVTGAAIATTATLSLQNLIAAKLVSWKLGIRTML comes from the coding sequence ATGATAAGTAAGATTTCTCTCGTTTACAGCCGGCTTGATCACCATTCAAAAGAACTGGTGAACGGGACTGCCGTAACCTTTTCCCTAAAAATGCTGGCCGCCGGGCTTGCCTTTGCCTTGAATGTCACTCTGGCCCGGCTTTTAGGAGCGGATGGTTCTGGCATCTATTTTTTGGCCCTGACGGTTACAACAATCGGAGCAGTTGTGGGCAGGATAGGTCTTGACAACACTATGCTTCGTTTTGCCGCCTCCAATGCCGCTGTAAATGACTGGGCTGCGGTAAAAGGGGTATATACAAACGGGATGAGGATTGCGCTGCTCTCTTCAGGAGTAGTTGCGGGGGTCATGTTTATTATCGCCTCGTTACTGGCCCATAAAGTTTTTTCACAGCCTGAGATCTCAAATCTTATACGCCTGATGGCCTTATCTATAGTCCCTGTTTCTCTCTTTACTCTCCATGCGGAGATACTGAAGGGTATAAAACGCACTGGAGATGCGATTGCCGTACTCAGCGTTTTTGCCCCAGCATTTTCTCTGGCAGGTGTCTATTTGCTTGTGCCAGGATGGGGTGTAAAAGGGGCCGTGTGGGCATATATCTCTGCAAGTGTGATTACCCTTTTTATCGGCATCTATCTATGGCAAAGGGCTACGCCTCAGCTAAATGGCATTGTCGGCGGATTTGACAAATCCAGGATGCTGGAGACAAGCATGCCAATGTTTAGTGCTGCCCTATTGCAACTGGTCATTCAATGGACAGCGACCATTCTGATGGGCATGTGGGCGAGCAGCGTTGATGTTGGCATATTCAGCGTCGCCAGCCGCACCGCCATGCTCACCAGTTTCATTCTGGTTGCCGTCAACAGTATTGCGGCTCCTAAATTCGCAGCATTATACAGGCAGGGAGACATGGAAGCCCTCAGTAAAACAGCAAGGAATTCCACAAAGCTGATGATATTGCTGGCAAGCCCTGTCCTCTTTCTCTTTCTGGTGGTTCCAGGATGGATAATGCATATATTCGGAAAAGGTTTTACAGGGGGCGCAGCAATACTTTCAATCCTTGCAGTCGGCCAGTTTGTAAATGTGGCCACAGGGTCAGTTGGATATTTGCTTATGATGTCGGGAAACGAAAGGCTCATGCGAAACAATCTTGCCGCTTGCGCTGTTATCAATTTATTGCTTAATATCGCTCTCATCCCAACCTTTGGTGTGACTGGCGCTGCTATTGCTA